A DNA window from Arachis hypogaea cultivar Tifrunner chromosome 18, arahy.Tifrunner.gnm2.J5K5, whole genome shotgun sequence contains the following coding sequences:
- the LOC112772789 gene encoding zinc finger protein MAGPIE encodes MDDGEVSNGAFPLHHNNQTHDPTSNNPPPLKRKRNLPGNPDPEAEVIALSPKTLMATNRFVCEICLKGFQRDQNLQLHRRGHNLPWKLKQRTTKEVRKRVYVCPEKTCVHNHPSRALGDLTGIKKHFCRKHGEKKWKCDKCSKRYAVQSDWKAHSKTCGTREYKCDCGTIFSRRDSFITHRAFCDALAEETARVNAASTINHTLLGANNIAYTLMQQQNHHPLVPNNMSTHFSSIFKPISSSTTDEISSNSQTSSRPLSLWNMGHHPHDTTTIMPITHNNLHDIHQQIGFATNPPPPSIWMFGNKHPSNGSQQEIITSTTSANSLPLMNIVKNNNNNNNNNNNNNNNNHVANQLVSVPSLYSTQHQSHDHDQTTTTSSSAANMSATALLQKAAQIGSTSSTDPSSFLGSIGLKCSNNNNQGQDGNNKFCGIYSSSWSEPESSTGDLTQMPPTKRMRVQNEDGSAGGQTRDFLGVGVQTICHPSSITGWI; translated from the exons ATGGATGATGGAGAAGTTTCAAATGGTGCTTTCCCTCTTCATCACAACAACCAAACTCATGATCCAACTTCTAACAATCCTCCACCTTTGAAAAGGAAGAGAAACCTACCTGGAAACCCTG ATCCTGAAGCTGAAGTGATAGCCTTGTCACCCAAGACTCTGATGGCGACAAACAGGTTCGTGTGCGAGATTTGCCTAAAGGGTTTCCAAAGGGATCAGAATCTTCAACTCCATAGAAGAGGACACAACCTTCCATGGAAGCTGAAGCAGAGAACAACAAAAGAAGTAAGGAAGAGAGTGTACGTGTGCCCGGAGAAAACCTGCGTCCATAACCACCCTTCAAGGGCCTTAGGAGACTTAACAGGGATCAAGAAGCACTTCTGCAGAAAGCATGGCGAGAAGAAGTGGAAGTGTGACAAGTGCTCAAAGCGTTATGCTGTACAATCAGATTGGAAAGCACACTCCAAAACCTGTGGTACCAGGGAATACAAATGTGACTGTGGAACCATCTTTTCACG GAGGGACAGTTTCATCACACACAGGGCTTTCTGTGATGccttagcagaagaaacagcaaGGGTAAACGCAGCATCAACCATAAACCACACATTATTAGGTGCTAACAACATTGCTTACACCCTCATGCAGCAGCAAAATCATCATCCTTTGGTTCCTAATAACATGTCAACCCATTTCTCTTCAATTTTCAAGCCAATTTCTTCATCCACTACTGATGAAATAAGCAGCAATAGCCAAACATCTTCTAGACCCTTATCCCTTTGGAACATGGGTCATCACCCTCATgacacaacaacaataatgccaaTTACTCACAACAATTTGCATGATATTCATCAGCAAATTGGATTTGCTACAAACCCTCCTCCACCATCAATTTGGATGTTTGGAAACAAACATCCCTCCAATGGAAGCCAGCAAGAGATAATAACTAGCACTACAAGTGCTAATTCACTTCCATTAATGAACATTgtcaagaataataataataacaataataataataataataataacaataataatcatgTTGCAAACCAGCTTGTAAGTGTTCCTTCGTTGTATAGCACCCAACACCAATCCCATGATCATgatcaaacaacaacaacatcttcATCAGCAGCAAACATGTCAGCCACAGCTTTATTGCAAAAAGCGGCTCAAATTGGATCAACTTCTTCAACTGATCCATCATCATTTCTTGGGAGCATAGGTTTGAAATGCAGTAACAATAATAACCAAGggcaagatgggaataacaaatTTTGTGGGATTTACAGTTCAAGTTGGAGTGAGCCAGAGAGCTCCACGGGTGATTTGACACAAATGCCCCCTACAAAAAGAATGCGCGTGCAGAATGAAGATGGCAGTGCAGGGGGACAAACTAGGGATTTTCTTGGTGTTGGCGTGCAAACCATTTGCCACCCTTCATCTATCACTGGCTGGATTTGA